In one Brevibacillus composti genomic region, the following are encoded:
- a CDS encoding TerC family protein, with the protein MDGQFWIGFLQIFLIDLVLSGDNAVVIGMACRGLPPKERKRAIYIGSLGAILLRILLTGLTAWMLEIPLVKAIGGLLLLWIAWKLMYGEPEETTEVSPHGNIGQAIKTIILADFVMSLDNVLAVGGAADGDWLLIIIGLGLSIPLLMWGSAFVARLLNRFPSLALLGGGVLVYTAAEMILEDPYVWKVLNPLLWNHSWIPFLAAVGVVGWGRYRRAME; encoded by the coding sequence ATGGACGGGCAATTTTGGATTGGATTTCTGCAAATCTTTCTCATAGATCTCGTGCTGAGCGGGGACAATGCGGTCGTCATCGGAATGGCTTGCCGCGGCTTGCCGCCCAAAGAGCGAAAAAGGGCGATTTATATCGGATCGCTCGGAGCGATTCTGCTGCGTATCCTTCTGACCGGCTTGACGGCCTGGATGCTGGAAATCCCGCTGGTCAAAGCAATCGGCGGCTTGCTCTTGCTGTGGATCGCCTGGAAACTGATGTACGGAGAACCGGAGGAAACGACCGAAGTCTCTCCGCACGGCAATATCGGGCAGGCGATCAAGACGATTATCCTGGCCGACTTCGTCATGAGTCTGGACAATGTGCTCGCGGTGGGGGGGGCGGCAGACGGCGACTGGCTGCTGATCATCATCGGCCTGGGGCTCAGCATTCCTTTGTTGATGTGGGGCAGCGCTTTCGTGGCCCGTTTGTTGAATCGCTTTCCCAGCCTGGCACTGCTGGGCGGGGGCGTCCTGGTCTATACCGCAGCCGAGATGATTTTGGAGGACCCGTATGTGTGGAAAGTACTAAATCCCCTGTTGTGGAACCATTCGTGGATACCCTTTTTGGCCGCTGTCGGCGTGGTGGGATGGGGCCGCTATCGCAGGGCGATGGAGTAG